TATGGAATCCATCTGGTGGGTCTTCAAGTCCCTCTGGGACAAGGGGCTCGTCTATAAGGGCCATTACATCCTCCCCACCTGTCCCCGCTGTTCCACTCCTCTGAGTAATCATGAGCTGAACCTGGGAGGTTACAAGGACGTCAATGATCCGGCCATAACAATAAGATTCAAGTTAGAGGATGAAGAGTCTACATACTTCCTGGCCTGGACCACCACACCCTGGACCCTGATCTCCAACCTGGCTCTGACCCTGGGGGAAGACATTGACTATGTGAAGCTCAAGGACGGGGATGAATTCTATATCCTTGCCGCAGAGCGTGTTTCCGCCTACTACAAGAGTGAAGAGGAATACCAGGTTATCTGGACCAAAAAGGGTCGGGATCTTACAGGGATCAGTTATGAGCCCATCTTCCCGTACTTTCCGGATCGGAAAGAGCAGGGTGCCTACAAGACCTTTACCGGAGATCATGTCACCACCGAAGACGGTACGGGAATTGTCCATACCGCCAGCGGTTTCGGTGAGGAGGACTATGCCGTCCTCAAGCATACAGGGATTGACGTTGTCTGCCCCGTAGACGACGAGGGCCAGTTTACATCAGAGGTCCCCGACTATGAGGGACGCTTTGTCAAAGACTGCGACAAAGACATCATGAGCCGTCTCAAGGAGGAGGGGAAGCTTGTCAAACGGGATCAGATCCTTCACTCCTATCCCCACTGCTGGAGATGCGACAGTCCTCTGATCTACAAGGCCGTGGGTTCCTGGTTTGTGGATATCAGCAAGGTGAAGGATAAGATGCTGGGGGCCAACGACAAGGTCAACTGGGTTCCCGAACACCTCAAGAAGGGGCGCTTCGGTAAATGGCTGGAGAATGCCCGGGACTGGGCCATCAGCCGGAACCGCTACTGGGGCAACCCCATCCCCATCTGGGAATGTGATGCCTGTGAAGCACGTGAATGCATCGGCAGCAAGGCCGAGCTTAAAGAGAAGTCCGGAGCAGACGTGGAAGACCTCCACAAGCATTTTGTGGATGATATTACATGGGAATGCTCCTGCGGCAAGGGGACAATGAAAAGAATCCCCGAGGTTCTGGACTGCTGGTTTGAATCGGGTTCCATGCCCTATGCACAGGTGCATTACCCCTTTGAGAACAAGGAGTGGTTCGAGGCCAACTTCCCCGCCAAGTTTATCTGCGAGGGTCTGGATCAGACCCGGGGCTGGTTCTATACCCTTACAATTCTGGCAGCGTCCCTGTTTGACAGCCCTGCCTTCGAAAATGTTGTTGTCAACGGTCTTGTTCTGGCAGAAGACGGCAAGAAGATGTCCAAATCACTGCGGAACTTCACAGACCCCATGGAGGTCATCAATAAATTCGGGGCCGATGCCCTGCGTCTCTTTCTGATGAACTCCGCCGTTGTCAGGGCCGAGAGTCTCAAGTTTACCAACGAGGGTGTTAAGGATGTTCTCAAGAGCATCATCATCCCCCTGTGGAACTCCTACAGCTTCTTCGTCACCTATGCCAATATTGACGATGCCGCTCCCTCAGAGCCCCCTGTGAAGCCTGAGAACCCTCTGGATCAGTGGATTCTCTCAGAGACCCTCCATCTGGTGCAGGAAGTTACGACCTATCTGGATGGCTATGATATTCAGAAGGCCATCGAACCCATCGTGAATTTCATTGACCTGTTGAATAACTGGTACATCCGCCGCTCCCGCCGCCGTTTCTGGAAGTCCGAGAATGACGGTGACAAGATGCAGGCCTACGGTACCCTCTGGCATGCTCTGATGACCCTGGTGAAGGTTGCTTCCCCCTTTATCCCCTTTGTCACCGAAGAGATCTACCGCAACCTCAAGACAGAAGAGATGCCCGAGAGTATCCACCTCTGCGACTACCCTGTGGCCAGGGAGGAGGACAGGGATCGGATTCTTGAAAGAAAGATGGATCTGACCCAGCAGGCTGTTTCAATGGGAAGAGCCCTGAGAGCCATGCATAATCTGAAAACACGTCAGCCCCTGAAG
The window above is part of the Oceanispirochaeta sp. M1 genome. Proteins encoded here:
- the ileS gene encoding isoleucine--tRNA ligase, producing MYTPVDPRVDFPKMEEKIQKFWEENTIFEKSISVREGAEDYVFYDGPPFATGLPHFGHFVPGTLKDIIPRYQTMKGKRVERRFGWDCHGLPVEYEMEKELGISGKTEIEKFGVTEFNEACRSIVLRYTGEWRQVITRMGRWVDFDNDYKTMDADYMESIWWVFKSLWDKGLVYKGHYILPTCPRCSTPLSNHELNLGGYKDVNDPAITIRFKLEDEESTYFLAWTTTPWTLISNLALTLGEDIDYVKLKDGDEFYILAAERVSAYYKSEEEYQVIWTKKGRDLTGISYEPIFPYFPDRKEQGAYKTFTGDHVTTEDGTGIVHTASGFGEEDYAVLKHTGIDVVCPVDDEGQFTSEVPDYEGRFVKDCDKDIMSRLKEEGKLVKRDQILHSYPHCWRCDSPLIYKAVGSWFVDISKVKDKMLGANDKVNWVPEHLKKGRFGKWLENARDWAISRNRYWGNPIPIWECDACEARECIGSKAELKEKSGADVEDLHKHFVDDITWECSCGKGTMKRIPEVLDCWFESGSMPYAQVHYPFENKEWFEANFPAKFICEGLDQTRGWFYTLTILAASLFDSPAFENVVVNGLVLAEDGKKMSKSLRNFTDPMEVINKFGADALRLFLMNSAVVRAESLKFTNEGVKDVLKSIIIPLWNSYSFFVTYANIDDAAPSEPPVKPENPLDQWILSETLHLVQEVTTYLDGYDIQKAIEPIVNFIDLLNNWYIRRSRRRFWKSENDGDKMQAYGTLWHALMTLVKVASPFIPFVTEEIYRNLKTEEMPESIHLCDYPVAREEDRDRILERKMDLTQQAVSMGRALRAMHNLKTRQPLKAIHIVTRNGEEKKILREMEDIIAEELNVKEVYFRENEEDLVEYSVKANFRVLGKQLGKDMKTAAGRIAELSSSEIISLLEGATLSVGFEGKEHNSIDITEESVVVNRSEKENLKVLNEGDLTIALDPEITEELLQEGMVRDIVRSIQNLRKESGLEVTDRINLFINGSDSVKAAVSTFEDHLLSETLGESWSWEVKEGASEGSCGDDEPCHIALVKA